In bacterium, a genomic segment contains:
- a CDS encoding MBL fold metallo-hydrolase, with product MIAGSLSKFLLVALLLFSYFAETPVSPETKVVVLGIAQDGGIPHIGCSQEICRTQKHFVSSLAIVQDENIFLIDATPDLRDQYSELIRRYPKVTKKNLFDGIFLTHAHMGHYTGLLYLGKESVSTKEVPVYCSEEMALYLKRNAPWSLLVDNKNIGLKPFASGSALDFGFKITPVAVPHRKEFTDTHGFLIQGRQKALLYIPDIDAWEPVKDSLAQWLKTADFALLDGTFYSGQELPGRDIRQVPHPTIEHSLMFFKTLPDFGAKIFFTHLNHTNPVLNSGSSESSKVTSAGHLVAVDWQEFTL from the coding sequence ATGATCGCGGGATCCTTGTCTAAATTCCTGCTAGTCGCACTCCTTCTTTTCTCTTACTTCGCAGAGACTCCCGTTTCCCCGGAAACGAAAGTCGTTGTGTTGGGCATAGCTCAGGATGGTGGCATTCCACACATCGGATGCTCTCAGGAAATCTGCAGGACACAAAAACATTTTGTAAGCTCGCTTGCGATCGTTCAAGACGAGAACATTTTTCTCATTGATGCAACTCCCGATCTGCGGGATCAATACTCGGAGCTCATCAGGCGATACCCGAAAGTCACAAAGAAGAATCTTTTTGACGGAATCTTCTTAACGCATGCGCACATGGGACACTACACGGGCTTGCTTTATCTCGGAAAAGAGTCCGTTTCGACGAAAGAGGTTCCGGTTTATTGCAGCGAGGAAATGGCCCTGTATCTGAAGAGGAATGCGCCCTGGAGTTTGCTTGTTGACAACAAGAACATTGGCCTCAAGCCGTTTGCATCCGGATCCGCTTTGGACTTCGGTTTCAAAATTACACCGGTTGCTGTTCCGCATCGAAAGGAGTTTACCGATACCCATGGTTTTTTGATTCAAGGTCGTCAGAAGGCGCTGCTGTATATTCCGGATATCGATGCATGGGAGCCGGTGAAAGATTCCCTGGCGCAATGGCTCAAAACTGCGGACTTCGCTTTGCTCGATGGAACTTTCTATTCGGGTCAGGAATTGCCAGGCAGGGACATCAGACAGGTCCCCCATCCTACGATCGAGCATTCACTTATGTTTTTTAAGACATTGCCTGATTTCGGAGCAAAAATCTTCTTTACTCATTTGAATCACACCAATCCCGTTTTGAATTCTGGTTCCTCTGAATCTTCAAAGGTTACATCTGCCGGACACCTTGTTGCGGTTGACTGGCAGGAATTTACGCTCTAA